In one Tepidisphaeraceae bacterium genomic region, the following are encoded:
- a CDS encoding autotransporter-associated beta strand repeat-containing protein, which translates to MSMSLKSPAKHRSGTGANVVSSKATSQTRIALATIAALSIAAAVPSSASAADGTWNVDANGVWSLDTNWLDSIVADGADSTANFVYNITGGRTVSLDSSRTIGNLKFQDITSVNNDWTLTSGPIAGNVLTLDTTAGVPQINVVNRTANVNLVLAGNDGVEKLGTGTLLLRAANTYTGGTTISAGTLIVANNLALSTSDITLGNAKLEGNNSFGTTYALSNAINVTSANSRLGSGDNGTLRLDGPISIPTDMKLAADGRNGPVVINGQISGAGEFLVNAGRATLNSVNTVSKVSQAAGTLFIGNDGALGSGVFTLAQRDASATIASSNSTGRTIANGFVLNGKAPFNTNNYNTTFGEAAGGTGALTFTGNGSISSMRMVVHTTAEFTGSVSGTAAVNMAVGNGTLILSGDNTFGGSITVNAAKLLVNNTTGSGTGTATINVGGGTLGGDGAIAGAVNVTGGTLSPGNSPGQLTVGPLSLGSGATTLMEIGGATLGEDYDNLTSTGNVTYGGTLNIVSIDGFDLTQTGIYDLFSFITSTGGFNAVTLDAMALTNIGGIWTGASESTIFTFTESTGDLVVAAAVPEPASIAVLGLAGLAALRRRRR; encoded by the coding sequence ATGAGCATGTCGTTGAAATCACCGGCCAAGCACCGGTCGGGCACTGGGGCCAATGTGGTGTCTTCCAAGGCTACGTCGCAGACGCGCATCGCGCTGGCGACCATCGCGGCGCTAAGCATCGCGGCCGCGGTGCCGTCGTCCGCATCGGCGGCGGATGGCACGTGGAACGTCGATGCGAACGGGGTCTGGAGCCTCGACACCAACTGGCTCGACAGCATCGTCGCCGACGGCGCCGACAGCACCGCTAACTTTGTCTACAACATCACCGGCGGTCGCACCGTCTCGCTCGACTCCAGCCGCACGATCGGCAACCTGAAGTTTCAGGACATCACGAGCGTCAACAACGATTGGACCCTGACCAGTGGCCCGATCGCTGGCAACGTGTTGACGTTGGACACCACGGCAGGCGTGCCGCAGATCAACGTCGTGAACCGAACGGCCAACGTCAACCTCGTGCTGGCAGGCAACGACGGTGTGGAGAAGCTCGGAACCGGCACCCTGCTGCTCCGGGCAGCCAATACCTATACCGGCGGCACCACCATCTCGGCCGGTACGCTTATCGTCGCCAACAATTTGGCGCTGAGTACCAGTGATATAACACTGGGCAATGCCAAGCTCGAGGGCAATAACAGCTTTGGCACGACGTACGCCCTCAGCAACGCCATCAACGTAACCTCTGCCAACAGCAGGCTCGGAAGCGGCGATAACGGCACGCTTCGGCTCGACGGGCCCATATCAATCCCGACCGACATGAAGTTGGCAGCCGACGGGCGGAATGGTCCGGTGGTCATCAACGGGCAGATCAGCGGCGCCGGTGAGTTCCTCGTCAACGCGGGCAGGGCAACGCTCAACAGCGTCAACACCGTTTCGAAGGTCAGCCAAGCGGCCGGCACGCTGTTCATCGGTAACGATGGCGCGCTCGGCAGTGGCGTTTTCACGTTGGCTCAGCGCGACGCGTCCGCTACGATCGCCAGCAGCAATAGCACCGGCAGGACCATTGCGAACGGGTTCGTCCTTAACGGCAAAGCCCCATTCAACACTAACAACTACAACACCACCTTCGGTGAAGCCGCCGGTGGTACGGGTGCGCTGACGTTTACGGGCAACGGCAGCATCTCTTCGATGCGGATGGTGGTGCACACTACCGCCGAGTTCACTGGATCGGTCTCCGGCACCGCTGCCGTCAACATGGCCGTTGGCAACGGCACGCTGATCCTCAGCGGCGACAACACCTTCGGCGGCTCGATCACGGTCAATGCCGCCAAGCTCCTGGTGAATAACACCACCGGGTCGGGCACGGGCACCGCGACGATCAACGTCGGCGGTGGCACCCTGGGTGGCGACGGCGCGATCGCCGGCGCGGTCAACGTGACCGGCGGCACGCTGTCGCCCGGCAACAGCCCCGGTCAGCTCACCGTCGGACCGTTGTCGCTCGGCTCCGGCGCCACCACGCTGATGGAGATCGGTGGCGCGACGCTCGGCGAGGATTACGATAACCTGACCTCGACCGGCAACGTCACCTACGGTGGAACGCTCAACATCGTCTCGATCGACGGCTTCGACCTGACGCAGACTGGCATCTACGACCTGTTCAGCTTCATCACGTCCACCGGTGGCTTCAACGCGGTGACCCTCGACGCGATGGCGCTCACGAACATCGGCGGCATCTGGACCGGCGCGTCCGAGTCGACGATCTTCACCTTCACCGAGTCCACCGGCGACCTCGTCGTCGCCGCAGCCGTACCCGAACCGGCCTCCATCGCCGTCCTCGGCCTCGCCGGCCTCGCCGCCCTTCGCCGGCGTCGGCGTTAG
- a CDS encoding sugar-binding protein, with translation MPLPQPLRLVSIAALTLASLAALNTVHAQTKPAPPPPAIALPQVGQIQIDGATDDWADRGLRANVLTEAAPDRRPYGDHDATVRLGWDDEGLLVRVDVIDGTLAESDRDNTLWLRDGIELFIANGDGTRRVQFIYAPGLDPNHPQPRTQTIDHRPAEARADAPTQTSAIGKTDQGYVLEARVPWAQLGITPAEGAEVRVQAQVNDVDEESRKRQLRLYPIAGANSDSSKMMLLRLADANAAPTVTAVASSGAYERFRRARVNVGAPAALAGKAVEVRDAGKVVATGKLTTQGRLATASLVLPIPRDEYGTLEVAVDGEAASSVTLPDLTESRTSAIENLEVRFTPFVFHGKQFPQVDFEDFRFAEDLIGPYTIETTFYDAKFNPVTSAEAPGRYGAVVSIVPDDGQPLKRYVTLYRAPEEVKWRKETLQATIELPPGLGIDPAVGRDRSEEIVDNVKWSLRQMTSQNGHLAILLAGLHEMQPGEPALQRNGPQARDDAYWYELKKRIDQLEPYEYVATLPHSYETSPDKKWPLILFLHGSGERGSDVTKVLKHGPPKEARAGRDLPFVIISPQCPARHRWNVQMVRDLLDEVKAKYRIDPDRVYLTGLSMGGFGSWSVATAYPNEFAALVPVCGGGDPKDVARIKDIPTWVTHGGKDEVVFPEDSYRMVAALREIGGRVRFTLFPEADHDSWTATYSNPQLYEWMLQQRRGAPQQPPATTAGTQPSE, from the coding sequence ATGCCGCTACCGCAACCGTTACGTCTTGTTTCGATCGCCGCCCTTACGCTGGCCAGCCTTGCCGCCCTCAACACCGTTCATGCTCAAACCAAACCCGCGCCGCCGCCGCCCGCCATCGCGCTGCCGCAGGTGGGTCAGATTCAAATCGACGGCGCTACGGACGACTGGGCCGACCGCGGCTTGCGGGCCAACGTGCTTACTGAAGCAGCCCCCGATCGCCGGCCGTACGGTGATCATGATGCCACGGTACGGCTGGGCTGGGACGATGAAGGATTGCTGGTGCGCGTGGACGTCATCGACGGCACGCTCGCCGAGTCTGACCGCGACAACACCCTGTGGCTGCGCGACGGCATCGAGCTGTTCATCGCTAACGGGGATGGCACGCGGCGCGTGCAGTTCATCTACGCGCCTGGGCTGGACCCAAATCACCCGCAGCCGCGTACGCAGACGATCGATCACCGCCCCGCCGAAGCGCGTGCCGACGCGCCGACGCAGACCAGCGCCATTGGAAAAACCGATCAAGGTTATGTGCTTGAGGCGCGGGTGCCGTGGGCGCAGCTAGGCATCACCCCGGCGGAGGGCGCCGAGGTGCGCGTGCAGGCGCAGGTGAACGATGTGGACGAGGAATCGCGCAAGCGGCAGCTGCGCCTCTACCCGATCGCCGGGGCGAACAGCGATTCATCGAAGATGATGCTGCTTCGCCTGGCGGACGCGAACGCCGCCCCCACAGTGACCGCGGTCGCCAGCAGTGGCGCGTACGAGCGATTCCGCCGAGCCCGCGTGAACGTCGGCGCGCCGGCTGCGCTGGCGGGCAAGGCCGTAGAAGTGCGCGACGCCGGGAAGGTCGTCGCCACGGGCAAGTTGACCACTCAGGGACGATTGGCGACCGCCAGCCTTGTGCTGCCGATTCCGCGCGATGAGTACGGCACGCTAGAGGTCGCGGTCGATGGCGAGGCTGCCAGCAGCGTCACGCTGCCCGACCTAACCGAGAGCCGCACGAGCGCGATTGAGAACCTGGAGGTTCGCTTTACGCCGTTCGTGTTTCACGGCAAGCAATTCCCACAGGTCGACTTCGAAGACTTCCGCTTCGCTGAAGACCTCATCGGCCCGTACACGATCGAGACGACGTTCTACGATGCGAAGTTCAATCCCGTTACGTCCGCCGAGGCACCTGGGCGCTACGGCGCAGTGGTGTCGATCGTGCCGGACGACGGCCAGCCGCTGAAGCGGTACGTCACGCTGTACCGCGCGCCCGAAGAGGTGAAGTGGCGCAAGGAGACGCTACAGGCCACGATCGAGCTGCCGCCGGGCCTGGGCATCGATCCTGCGGTGGGACGCGATCGGTCGGAAGAGATCGTGGATAACGTGAAGTGGTCGCTGCGGCAGATGACCTCGCAGAACGGCCACCTGGCGATCCTATTGGCCGGCCTTCATGAGATGCAGCCCGGCGAGCCGGCGCTGCAGCGCAACGGCCCGCAGGCGCGCGACGATGCGTACTGGTACGAACTGAAAAAGCGCATCGATCAGCTCGAGCCTTACGAGTACGTTGCGACGCTACCCCATAGCTACGAAACGTCGCCGGACAAAAAGTGGCCGCTGATCCTGTTCCTGCACGGCAGCGGTGAGCGTGGCAGCGACGTGACGAAGGTGCTGAAGCACGGCCCACCGAAGGAGGCCCGCGCCGGCCGCGACTTGCCGTTCGTCATCATCAGCCCGCAGTGCCCCGCACGGCATCGCTGGAACGTGCAGATGGTGCGCGACCTGCTGGACGAGGTGAAGGCCAAATACCGCATCGACCCCGACCGCGTCTACCTCACCGGCCTGTCGATGGGCGGCTTCGGCAGTTGGAGCGTAGCGACGGCATACCCCAACGAGTTCGCTGCCCTCGTGCCCGTGTGCGGCGGGGGTGACCCGAAGGACGTGGCGCGCATCAAAGACATTCCCACTTGGGTCACTCATGGCGGGAAGGATGAGGTCGTCTTCCCTGAAGACAGTTACCGAATGGTGGCGGCGTTGCGGGAGATCGGTGGCCGCGTGCGCTTCACGTTGTTCCCCGAGGCCGACCACGACTCCTGGACCGCCACCTATTCCAACCCGCAACTGTACGAGTGGATGCTGCAGCAGCGCCGCGGCGCGCCGCAGCAACCCCCTGCCACCACGGCCGGCACGCAACCCAGCGAGTAG
- a CDS encoding nucleoside hydrolase, with protein sequence MADRISVLLDTDPGSDIDDAVALAYLLRQPRCELVGVTTVSGDVAKRAALVQMLCETAGQPNVPIHAGLSGSLLHGTGQPNVPQYEPVKHRPHRTDFRKGTAVEFMRDTIRSRPGEITLLSVGPFTNVATLFALDPEIPSLLKDMVSMAGVFSRPHPWGDNEWNCKVDSIATAITYARVPKGHLSVGLDVTAKCQLDADEVNQRFTGPLLELVREMSTAWFSGDHKHMTFHDPLAAALLFKPELCQYATGTITVEVNEDKKLGGRTPFVASADGPHRIAMEVDREAFFEEYFSVFK encoded by the coding sequence ATGGCCGACCGAATCTCCGTTCTGCTCGACACCGATCCCGGCAGCGACATCGACGACGCCGTCGCTTTGGCCTACCTGCTTCGCCAGCCCCGCTGTGAACTGGTCGGCGTCACCACGGTTAGCGGCGACGTCGCCAAACGGGCCGCGCTCGTTCAGATGCTCTGCGAGACCGCCGGCCAACCAAACGTGCCGATACATGCCGGCCTCAGCGGTTCCCTGCTGCACGGCACGGGCCAACCGAACGTGCCGCAGTACGAGCCGGTGAAGCACCGCCCGCACCGCACCGATTTCCGCAAGGGCACCGCCGTCGAGTTCATGCGCGATACGATCCGCAGTCGGCCGGGCGAGATCACGCTGCTCAGCGTCGGGCCGTTCACGAACGTGGCGACGTTGTTCGCGCTCGATCCAGAGATCCCGTCGCTGCTGAAGGACATGGTCTCGATGGCCGGCGTCTTCAGTCGCCCGCACCCGTGGGGCGACAACGAGTGGAACTGCAAGGTGGACAGCATCGCGACCGCCATCACCTACGCCCGTGTGCCCAAGGGCCACCTGAGCGTCGGCCTCGACGTGACGGCCAAGTGCCAGCTGGACGCCGACGAGGTCAACCAGCGCTTCACCGGGCCGCTGCTCGAGCTGGTCCGCGAGATGAGCACCGCGTGGTTCAGCGGCGATCATAAGCACATGACCTTCCACGACCCCCTGGCCGCGGCGCTGCTGTTCAAGCCCGAGCTGTGCCAGTACGCCACCGGCACGATCACCGTCGAGGTGAATGAAGACAAGAAGCTCGGCGGCCGCACGCCGTTCGTCGCCTCGGCCGACGGCCCTCACCGCATCGCAATGGAAGTGGACCGCGAGGCGTTCTTCGAGGAATACTTCAGCGTGTTCAAGTAA
- a CDS encoding NAD-dependent epimerase/dehydratase family protein, producing MRALLIGGTGLISTGIVKHLLNRRADVTVFNRSKRENTLPAGVKTMVGDRNAVDEFVNTFKNDRYDVVIDMICFNPDQARASVAAFGGRCEQFIFCSTVCTYGTKVPPTVLVDETFPQEPISGYGRGKLECEQIFMKAHAAGKFKTTIVRPSCTYGPGNPLIDNLESNPASWDRVGKGLPILCTEGGLGLWVYTHRDDCGKLFAYAAGNPKTYGQAYNATRDQNMTWTENIREIARAIGKPAQVLYMPAKWVAAHDPARFGLLREITAFHGAYSSEKAKRDVPEFRCEIDLKTGATETLADIRRRGAWKNGEEDALYNTMVEQALKAGVEPVELTA from the coding sequence ATGCGAGCACTCCTCATCGGCGGCACGGGATTGATCAGTACCGGCATCGTCAAGCACCTGCTGAACCGCCGGGCGGACGTCACCGTTTTCAACCGCAGCAAGCGGGAAAACACGCTGCCGGCGGGCGTGAAGACGATGGTCGGCGATCGCAACGCGGTGGATGAATTTGTCAATACTTTCAAAAATGACCGCTACGACGTCGTCATCGACATGATCTGCTTCAATCCCGACCAGGCCCGCGCCAGCGTCGCGGCGTTCGGCGGGCGGTGCGAGCAGTTCATCTTCTGTTCGACCGTGTGCACGTACGGCACGAAGGTGCCGCCGACCGTGCTGGTGGATGAGACGTTTCCGCAGGAGCCGATCAGCGGTTACGGCCGCGGTAAGCTCGAGTGCGAGCAGATCTTCATGAAGGCCCATGCGGCGGGCAAGTTCAAGACGACGATCGTGCGGCCCAGCTGCACCTACGGACCGGGCAATCCGCTGATCGACAACCTCGAATCGAATCCGGCCTCCTGGGACCGCGTGGGTAAGGGCCTGCCGATCCTTTGCACCGAGGGCGGCCTGGGCCTGTGGGTCTACACGCACCGCGACGACTGCGGCAAGCTGTTCGCCTACGCCGCCGGCAATCCGAAAACCTACGGCCAGGCGTACAACGCCACGCGCGATCAGAACATGACCTGGACGGAAAACATCCGCGAGATCGCCCGCGCGATCGGCAAGCCGGCGCAGGTATTGTACATGCCTGCCAAGTGGGTGGCGGCGCACGATCCGGCGCGGTTTGGCCTGCTGCGCGAGATCACGGCGTTCCACGGCGCGTACAGTTCGGAAAAGGCCAAGCGCGACGTGCCCGAGTTCCGCTGCGAGATTGATTTGAAGACCGGCGCCACCGAGACGCTGGCCGACATCCGCCGCCGAGGTGCGTGGAAGAACGGCGAGGAGGATGCGCTGTACAACACGATGGTGGAACAGGCGCTCAAGGCTGGCGTGGAGCCGGTGGAATTAACAGCATAG
- the folE gene encoding GTP cyclohydrolase I FolE — protein MSLPTSNDKPTTDMAHDDVLDDASDAAPLPVAPLDYPRIEKAVREILIAIGEDPDREGLLKTPNRVARAYGELMAGLHTDPRLHLKTVFTEQYDEVVLLRDIEFHSLCEHHLLPFTGRAHVAYMPQGKVVGLSKLARLVEGYARRPQVQERLTTQIADALMSELAPLGAACVIEAVHTCMTIRGAKKHGSTMVTSALRGSFKRDARSRAEVLSLMHGGSPGNR, from the coding sequence ATGAGCCTTCCCACCAGCAACGACAAGCCCACAACCGACATGGCCCACGACGACGTGCTCGACGACGCCAGCGACGCCGCGCCCTTGCCGGTCGCGCCACTGGACTACCCGCGCATCGAAAAGGCCGTGCGCGAGATTTTGATCGCCATCGGCGAAGACCCCGACCGCGAGGGCCTGCTGAAGACGCCCAACCGCGTCGCCCGCGCCTATGGCGAGCTGATGGCCGGCCTGCACACCGACCCGCGCCTGCACCTGAAGACCGTCTTCACCGAACAGTACGACGAGGTCGTGCTGCTGCGCGACATCGAGTTCCACAGCCTCTGCGAGCACCACCTGCTGCCGTTCACCGGCCGAGCGCACGTCGCTTACATGCCGCAGGGCAAGGTCGTCGGCCTCTCGAAACTCGCGCGATTGGTCGAAGGCTACGCCCGCCGCCCGCAGGTGCAGGAACGGTTGACCACGCAGATCGCCGACGCGTTGATGTCCGAACTGGCCCCGCTGGGCGCCGCCTGCGTCATCGAGGCCGTCCACACCTGCATGACGATCCGGGGCGCCAAGAAGCACGGCAGCACCATGGTCACCAGCGCCCTCCGCGGCAGCTTCAAGCGCGACGCGCGCAGCCGCGCCGAGGTGCTCTCGCTGATGCATGGGGGAAGTCCCGGCAACCGTTAG